The stretch of DNA AATGTGGCACTTCTTTGTACTGTGGCAGTTTTTGGCACTGATCCACATGCTTTGTTGGATATGAAGACGCATATTGTCCTCAGTTTGCAAACACTCTTAGCGGTTGGTGGCTTTGTTAAGTCTGCTGAGATGAGGTCATAGAGGAATTTTTTAAGGacctttaatgtgtgaaatctGTCAAAAAAATTGACCCAATAAAAAGGtcagaggaagaaaacattGTTGCCAAAGAGAGGACAAGTATCAGACACAACTGTCCACCAGACTTTCTGATGTGCGAGAACACTGTAGTGAGCCTGAGCCTCACTGTGTGATGTTTAACGTCTCTCTTCGCATACAGCTCTCGCAAGTGCACACCATGTCGTGCAGTCAGTGTAGAAGAAAATAGCACTTTGTTTGGGTGGacataaacaaaaccaaaatgacAGGAATACTTAAACAATGGACACTCTTGACCCCCCTGTGGCTAACCAACCCTCCTGGTCGCCTCAATGCCCAGCATAACCGCACGTCACGGCCTTAACAGCTGTAAGAGGGGGAGACGGAtgtcaaacaacaaaacagaaaaaaaaaaaaaaaaaaaaactgccactGACCAGCTTGGCCTGTTTCTCAGCCTTCTTTGCAGCTTTCTCCGCTTCCTTCTGCTGTTTCTTCAGGCCTTTCTTTGACGGACCCTGCTGCCCCTCCTCCGTCGCCctgaaacaggaagaggcacacaacataaacatttaaGTCCACTTCCACCTTCTATTTCTCCTTCATCCAGAAAGGAAGTTGTTGACCGCCTGGGAAAATTAATTCTGAGCCATCGCCACCTCCAGCTTTTTAAGTCCCCCCTACCTTTAATCCCCATTGttatttcagacaaaacagcGGCAGCCTGCTTAAACGGAGAGGTGGGAGTTTGGAGAGCAGAGATGTCAGAAAGTAAGATTCGCCTGATAAACACAAAGGCTTTAAAGAAAGAGGACAGTAGTCACAGCAGTGTTTTCTAATCCGTTACAGAATTCGTGAAGAATACAGATTATCCGATTATGATAACATTTAACCTTATCTGAAAGTAAAGGTGTCTTTATTTGCCAAATGTTACGGCCAAACTACACAGCACAGCACAATGACTGAGCTGATAAGAATGTGACATTTGGCCCTTTAAAGTCAAGTTTGTTTGGAGCAGCGACAGCAGACTAAACACAACAGGACGCTCTTATCTAGGTGAAAAAATTAGGTCTCGTATATACAGGACAGCGGCGATGAAGAGGAATGAAGCCGAGCAGAAACCGCAAACTTTCataaaaagaatgaatgaattttaATTTCTAAGAATGTTCAGACGGCTTTGGTATGTTTGTGGCAAAGAGAATAAATCTAAAGGAATGAAAGGCTGCCAGCGCAGCACTCCTTGTTCTTCTGGACGGGTTAGAAGACTGGTCTCAGAATTACATCTTGAGAGGCTCCGAAGCAACACACATAGGTTTTTATGAAAAACTTGAGGATATCTGCGGCCAAATTACACACCTTAATTCTGCCGTTTCTTAGCTAGAATCCCTGCTATGTGATATCCAGGTGTGCCGCTCTTCGCCATGTGTTTTACGTTATTATCTTCATCCAATCTGGCCTTTGTGGTGTTTGTCTTTTCTAGGTTTTTgctctatttttcttttatgtggGGTTTAATCATTTGTATGtagttgtcatttttttttctgtttaaatggTGAAAATGCAATAcatagggggaaaaaagaacaTTCAGACACTGTGCTAGAATGTTGAGTTTCGATTTATCCTCAAAAAACAAGACGATACAttgtaaaactgaaaataaaataaaacctcacAACCGGAACAATAATTGCAAAATCAGGGCAGCATCTGGGGCTTATGGAGAAAGTGACGTGCCAATATTCTAGGTCAAAGACAAACGGCTGTAAAAGATAACGCTGCAATAAAGCGCCCGATCACAGACAAACAGTCTGAACTTTGCACTTCTCCAAATCAGACTTCCAGCCACTGTTATAAAAGGTGAAGGTGAACGAGTGAGTGCTGTTTGGTTTGACCAGTGACCAGGTGTCTAGACCTAAAGGAAGCCCATGAGCAACATGGGAGCCGTTTCTGTTCAGTCACAGGAAATAACAAGGACCAAAGGCCGACTTTAAATAGCAATAAAGCCTAAACAAGAAACTAAAATCACAACAGATAATGTTGTTTCTTCCGAGGGAAGACTTCAGACAAGGTTTTTATACTTCCTGTACAACCAAATATAAGGCTAACATTGTTTCGACAACCGGCAGTTAAAATATCTTCACATAGCATCTTTGGAAAAAGCAGACACCTGGaaacaaaaactacaacttGTCTTACATCCTTGTTATGAGCCTGAATTCCTCTGTACCAGAGTGTGAAGTAGATTAATGAAGATGTACTACTTGTTGAACTGGATCAGCCATGTGTTTTACCCTCAGGGAGGTGAGATCAGTTCGACTGTCTGGAGCAGCTGTCCAAAAAACATCTACAATCTGCTGTCAAATTGCTGTGCAAACAAACTTTGCGGTTGTTCATCCGTTACACTGCAAATGTTATTAATCGCagacaaatgattattatttgcACAGTTAAACACGAACAGCTTATCAGTAAACCAACTTTACCGAACAACAGATGTCCTGATGAATCACGTCCGACAGGCGGATTCATAAAAAGGCAATAAATTGAAAAAGCagtttcacataaaaaaaaacgttatcaGCCCTTCCTGTGTGAGTCATCCGAAGTACAACGGCACAACTGAAAGCTCATAAAACTACAATTCAGTATGATGTCGCAGTAAAATATCACATTAGTGGAACAAATACGTTTTAAGTGGTGTTGACGGGGTTTGATTCAATAACTGGCAATAGGTTACGCTACTATTTGTGGTGTTGTTGCATTAGTTTGGATTATATTGTAAAGTAGTTTCCAATAATTTTCTTCCTCCCAATTTGTGTTTGAATGCGTTTTATTATACTGCAGTTTAGTACCACAACACTGAGTGAGCACCCAAATAACATAAGGATTTATCAGCCCATACAATAACTGATGGTTACCTACTTCTTAGGCCGATGCCAATAAGATAATAAATAACTCcacatatttgtattttcaaaAGAAGTTCCTAACCTGCGGTTTACGAACACCTGAGGGTAAGAAAGGCCACGATGCAGTAAGACGAAATTGACGATTTGAGTTTATTTGTAGATCGCAAACAGCCACCTACTGCGTCAGAGGTTTTAAATGTTGTGCTTTCTAAGTTGAAGAAAGCAATTTAGCTTCATATCACAGACTAGGATTTCACAGATACTGTTAAATACCAAATTATATAAAATCGGTCGAAAACATATCATGCATCCCTCATTTCAAGGCCAGTGTATTGCATTGCATAACATCATACATTATTTCTGTATACTTGGGAGTGTATATTTCCACAGTGAGTTTAATTACTTTGACTAATTCGTTTGACCCCTGAACATTTCTTCCGGTTTTAAACTCCAACCCTAAAATGCAGGTGAACACCTTTTGGCCCGGAGGCACAACTGACAGGAgtcaagaagaagaggaacgTGCAGGCGCATGACCTGACAGGTTGAGGTTTGCAAAACATAAAACTAAAGATTATGGGTGGATTTACATGTAGTAAAACCAGAACATATGTAGAGGATATGATACAAGATGTTGTCTGAATCATAAGGGGGGCCAGACTTCCACTCTGAATGCATGCAAAACACACTTTGGCACCATTTCATTCACATGCCAGATTTGAGTCTGCCACACAGAACTGTACAGCACAGAGGCAGACATGTTTTCATAGCAACCAAGTTGTGTTTACCAAAAACCTACAAAGCTTAACATCCTGCCTCGTATTTACATCTCTGCACATCTCTTATTAACTTATGCAAGGCCATCATAAATTGAGCAATTCTTTAACGTAGTCTGGTGTTGAAAGACCACCAAAATCTCGCCTGCACACAAGTCAGCTAGCATGAGTGCTAATATTCCGCTTTACATCGCTGctgtttaaacattttcttcataTGGGCAAAACTTTATGGTGTCTCTACTTGAACTGTCAGCTGATGCAATCTGCTGCATGTTCAGGTAATGCTAGCTGGTTGCTAGCCGCACTGGCTGCTAGCACACTAGCTAGTTGAAAGTGCTGCTGAGAGACGAGAGTTACGACCCGCACGACATTCACAGCGCTCTTACCCCTGGACTTCCTCTTTAGTCATGTCGAGCTATATTCTTGGGAGAACGAGGAGTAAAACACGTTTCACGGGCTGTCTGTCAGAGAGAAACACCACATCAGCTGTTCACTGCATGGACGTGCACGGGAAGGAAGGACCTGTTTTGACGGAACACACAATACCGGATGCTTTGGGGTTCCGGCTAGAAACGAGTGGATGAAACGCAGTTCCGACGGACTTATTTAGTCCAGGATTGTACACAGGGTAGACAAAATAATGTAAACACAACGTGGGAAATAACTTTCAGGGTTAACTTGATCATGTGTATGAATAAgttgcatgtaaacgcactagAACTCAGTAAGAAGTATCCAAAAGTCATAGAGTAAAATACAGTAACGCAAGTAATAGTCTATAACTATTGTAAAcatgaaagtcacccatacctatattacttgagtaaaaattaaacattaaatgttCATATGGGCGTCGGTGTCAGAAGAACAAGTTAAAGTCAACTACACATATTTAGGCCCacatgtatatactgtatatgagtagtgttgtataaagtacccaaaagtacttgaataaaagtcaaatatgACTTTGCTAAGTGAAAGTTAGCCATACAAACAGTATGCTATGTGAgcaaaagtcttaaagtatctgatattaaatgtacttaagtctCAAAAGTATAACTCAGgcaataaaagtaaaagtaaatatgcATACATTAACATTTATGAAAATACTGTATACAGTGGGTTTACCGATTATCGGACTGGcaagcatttttctgattatctgaatctttttttttttttattgcttgaGTGTATATAGGTTACTGTATAGTATGGGTCAAGTGATTATTGGTCTAGCCAATTATcggatctgatattcagcattgtatcatgttatatttttgttgttgttgtttttatctgattACTGATAAAATACACAACTATAATACACaactctatatatatatatatatatatatatatatatatatatatatatatatatatatacatatacatatatatataaataagtaACTGATAACTAGAGTTATGGAATTACAATGTACAAGTACCTGAAAACTGTAGCTGGAGGtccagtatttgagtaaatgcacCTTGTTACAATACCTCCCTGctaaaaaattgattttgacATAAACTCTGGAATTAAGATGATGACTTTGGCAAGGGAAGTTCtaacaacatgaaaaaatgtaCTTAGCttccagaaaatagaaaatcatTTGTCTCCGGTCTGCGTGTGAATATAATAACAGTAGAAAACTGTAATGACAGTAATTGAGTACAGTATTTTGTgggtgtttctgtttctctgacaacaaaacacagagatgcATGGCAAAAAGAATAGAGAATAATTTGTACACAACCATGTCGTGCAGCTAGAAGTCTAAATGCTGAATAACCCTGAAGCTCTTGTGCTGTACACCTGAAAATATACTGTGACTGTGTTTATacaatgcacacaaacacatggtaATAACACCGGTACAACAACATGACCACCATGTGTGGGCCTTTTTCTTTAACGCATCCACACGAACACTTAAAGTGACTGTCCATGAAATTGCTTTCACGCCTGTGGTCGAGTGCACTTAGTGCAGCCAGGTATTTGGTGACCTTTGCAGGAATGGCCATGCACAGTGAGTAATGGTAGTTTGAATACAGTGGGGGGTCATCAAAGCTTTTCTCAGGCTGTTGGCCACAGGAGCTCCTGGAGCAGGAAACAGCCTTCCTGCTGCTCACTTTCCAACCAAAACAATGCAGCCATTAGTGGAGCAGGTCACTGCCCGAAACTAACCTGTGGTATTTGTGCTCCTTTCATCCTCACTTTGCAATAGTCTTGTAAAATAGTCTCTGCACTCATACTGGCATTTATAAGTTTAATGCATCTCAGCGGTGAACCTTAAACGAGTCCCTACAATGGTCTCGAGATGTGGTGTGACGCTTGTATGCACGCTGGTAATGAATCACCAGTAGAGACTATTTCCTGTCCATTTCAACAGCTTTGGCCTTTAACCCATAAAACTAAACATGCGACGCTCCACTAGTGCACACATGAGTTTGTTTTCACTAATATATTAGATGTCAGAAAAGGTTGGACTTTTGCAACTCTGCACAGGAAAGATGATATGGATGTTTTGCAAGTGAGGATGGCTACACTATCACgagattattatcatattagGGAGGTGAAATCTTTTCAAAAATAAGCACTTCCTGATGTTGATGTTACAGAACGGGCCGtatatgaagtgtttttgttgagCCGTGAATATTTtctcaaaacacaaagagaagaaaaagcttTAATTATTAACGGAGAGGCTCCTGCTTGCACCCAAGGCTTAATTCTCGAAGGGGCCATGAGAACTTTTTGTGCACTCAAGTGGGAAATCTGCACAAATGCGCTGTCCATTAATGGTTCTTATGGCGATCAAATATTTATACAATAATATAAAGGGCAACCCACGGGAAAAAGATAATCAGTAAATCGATGAAAGAAATGACATTAAAGCGTGATGAAATCTCAGGAGCTGTCACGTGGGACAACAAGCATGTTCATCACGTTGTGTAACCAACCAGTTTGTTCTCACAGCCATTGTTTAAGTGTTTAAGTGTGATCACTCTGAATGTAAAAGCTACATTGAAGATAACTGACATGTGATTTAGGTCAGTATTATCCAAGGTCAACTCTGCACGCGTGGTGGTTGATATgagaacaacaataacaacaacaacttccCGACGGTGTAAGAAGCAGGTGAGGCAGATTTATCCGAGCACATTGAAGTGTTAATCGTGGATGGATCCCTGCGCGGGGCTGACGCAGTGGAGCTCGTATGCTAATCCCGAATCATCTGGGAGCATTTCCAACTGAAAAAGCACCTTTTGTTTTATCCTGTTGCACTGCGAGAGAccagtgcccccccccccccccccccccccaaagaaaTCTCCATTAACCCTGTGCCTTGGTGAGGGCACTttacacctttctttttttttttacatgtaaagAAATGGAAATGCTGTCCCACTGGAGCCTTGAATGGATGCCGGCGCTGCATGGCGCAGGGGCCATCTGACGACCTCATTCTTCTTGACGTCTATTGTTTGCCGGCTTCCTTTGGTCTCCAACTTGAACATCACTCTGTCACCAGTCCACCCAGATTAGATCTCTCGTACGTAAGagcccccctcccaaaaaaaaaagattgatgcGTATGTGTGTTcaattgtcattttcatgtctCATCCCGTCACATATTTCTGGGAGATATATGTTGCCGGTGATGTATTGCATGAGTGCTCAACAAAGGCTCCCTATTTGCATCTTCAGAATATATAACCTGCGTTCTGAATgccatcattattattttttgtattgttcTGTGAGTCGGGCGATAGCAGAGTTGACCCGGTGACCGCCTTTGTTGAAAAGAACCAAGTTAGCACTTGTTTACAAGCCGAGCACAATGGAGGCAGTATATCTTACAAAAccgaaaagaaaagagaagaaaagtcaAAGGAGAGGTTAACATGCTATTTTCTTTGTTAAGGAGCCATATGGGCGCTAATTATAAACCAAAGGTGGGAGCTTTTGTGTCATGGCTGCtcaagatgtaaaaaaaaagtgcacagATGTTCTTGCAATTACAGGGCCGACCTGCTCGGTCCCCCTTCTGCTTTTGAGCCAGATCAGGTGGAGACATTTGTGTtcggacccccccccccctttaaaacacacacacacccacacacacacacacacacacacacacacacacctcatccCCCACCCCCCGAGGCAAGGAGGAGCTGTTTGTTAGGTGAAAATGCACACCACACAGTCATCATGAGAGgcattgaagttttttttttatttttacattaaaacaacacacacacacgtttaaaaaaagaaggtaaaaaaagcagcatgcagtttctttctttctttttttttttttttacaaaacttCCAGTGTGAGTGACGACAATAAATAACAGCTTTCAGATAATCACACGACTTAAGTgcgaaacacacacaaaaaaaatgctaCAAACTATGTACAGGTTTTCCAAGAGCAGCTACCGTCCCTGAtaatagaaagaaagagaataaAGAGGGGCATTGTTCGCCTGAGCTTTGATACAGCATCGCAAATTGTAAAGATGAAAACAGGGAAGAAGGGATTTTGTTTGCACAGCTGAATGAATGGAAATGAGGCACTGCCTGAGGACACAATCCGGTTTGAGGAACATAAAACTTGCATAGAAAAAtcgcagtaaaaaaaaaagcttacaAGACACACAATTGCAGTAAACAAGGCCAACAAATCAAACTGTATAAAcactctttctctttgttttttctttttttgttttttacatttgtacaaAATGTAGTTCTTTTGGAATTAAAGCTTAGTCTTCTGtcctgagagtttcaagtcaCGGGTTGAGTTCGACTGTTCGTTAACTTGACAAAACGCTTGAGGATTCGGACTCGGTCGACACGGATGAAATCGGCCCTCGCTTTTTCGCCACGAGAGACGACTTCTGACTCGACCTGCTGGTGACTGTCAGTGCACTCCTGGCTGACTTCTTGAACTTAACTCCCAGGAAGGCGTAGAGGATGGGGTTCAGGCAGCAGTGGAAATAAGCCAGAGCCTCTGTGACGGAAATCCACTTTTCCACCGCCTGCTGCAGCGCGCAAGAGGACGGGACCACGTTCAGCATCATGAGGGTGTCCAGAAAGATGCCGATGCAGTAGGGCAGCCAGCAGGAGAAGAAACAGAGGATGAGGATGACAGTGGTCTTCAGAGCTTTCTTCTTCAGCGCCTGGCCCTTGGAGCCCTGCGACAGCCTGGCGATGATGATGCAGTAGCAGATGAGGATCACCAAACCGGGTAGGATGAAGCCCACCAGGATGTGCTGGAAGCGGAAAACGACCGTCCATATGAGACTGGTTTCCTGCGGGTAGATGCGCTGGCAGATGGTCTTGGGGTCCGCGATCTCAGTGGATTCGTCTGTGAAGAGGTTGAGGTTCGAGGAGCCCGTGTTGTGCACCCTGGCAAACACCAAGTCCGGCACGGTCAGcacagcagcaggcagccaCACGCCCAGATAGATCACCCTGCTCGCAAGGAGCTTCCTCTTGGCCTGGCTGTTGGTGGCATGCACGACTGCCAAGTACCTGTCCAGGCTGATGAAGGCGAGGATCAACACGCTGCTGTAAAGGTTGAGGGTGTAGATCatgtgcacagacacacagaggaaatttCCGACGTACCAGCTGCTGGCCGCATCCACGGCCCAGAAGGGCAGCGTGAGGACGAACAGGAGGTCGGCCACGGAGAGATGGAGCCGGTACTTGTCCGTCATGGTTTTGACTTTCTTCTGGTAGCCCATGACAGCGATGACTAATCCATTGCCAATGATCCCCAGGACAAATATTATTCCGTAAACGGTCGGGAGGAAGATCTTGTTGAAGTTGTTGCTGAGCGCGCTGCCACATGGCTCCTCCACGTCTATATCGAAGTCTCCGGACTCCTCTGAGAAGTGCTCAGTGCCGTTCATGTCATACATGTCGAAGGAAATATCAAACTGCAAGAAAAGAGGGACGAAAAGTTAGAAAAAAGTTGATCTATATGAATTTCTCCTTAAAAAAGGTGCAAGTTCTATTACTGACTTGAACtgttaaagttttaaaatgccACTTTTCTCCCAAGTTGCTCATGTTTACAGTGGAATGCATTGTAGGTAGAAAAACAAGTAAGACTGCAGTGAGTTGAACAACTaggtggaaaacaaaaaaaactgatctcCAGTAATTGCCCTTCAGCAGCGTCAGGCAAAAGCACAGCAAAGTGTCACACAcgagttaagaaaaaaaaaagcgctcTGAAACAAACTCACCGCCATGATGAACGCTCGTCGGTTATGTAAGGTCAGGACGCGGTGTGTAAGTGTGCGTTTGCGTGTGGAGCAGCGCGACCACAGATGCTTCTCTCTCTGAACGAGAAGCCAAGAGACAAGGCATAAGTACGGCGGCGCTCCTGACCCCTCCCCCCGGGGGGGCGGAGGAGCAGCAGGACGCGCTCGACTCCAAAAACGGCCTGCCTATAAGACCAACGGACAGCTCAACAGTTGTGCCccaaaacaaccaaagaaacaacCGCGTCTGTTACAAGAGGCAGGgctgaacaaataaaaacagtcttTAGGGAGAAAGTGTGTCATCTTCAGTTGACCACTTTGACTCTGAACTTAGTTACATAAGGcttatttttcatcatcattcattATGATAAAAGTGAtcgctggtgtttttttttcctcttctagCGATCAAATCAGGCTTATCTTATTCTTACTCAACTTTCTATcataaaactgataaacagagaccatatgtgtttattttatacagatagaaatatacatatttaaatataGGGCTTAAAAACACCATCTCAGGATGAAAGATGTGATAAACGTTCTTCATTAATTCTACAGTGTTTCAAATGACGACAAACCCTTAAATAGGGAGATTTAAACAGAATCTTAATTCATTACAATGACGaattaaaaggtgcaatatgtaagaattggcctcctgtcaaattcatgcaacagacagacagacagacagacagacagatagatagatagatagatagatagatagatagctttaTTAATGATAATTATCCCCATGTTTAAGTGTTTTCCATGCAAACTCTTATCGTTTCGCACCTTTAAACGTCCTCAATGAATTCTACAGTGTGTTAGgttaaaaacctaaaaaaaaaatgaatgtcgCAATGTTTCTGTGAAGTCCAATAAGTTCTCTACAGTCACTGAGTCCTGGCAGGTGTCTGTCAAGGAAAGTTATTGGAAAATTAGAGCTTCTCCTTTGGATTACACAAGCTTCTCAGCCAACATATCATCAGTGCACTTGCACTTCCCCTCCTCACTCTGCATGAAGCGGCGGCGCTCTGACATTTAAATTGGCCGTTCAGCGTCTTCTCCCAACCTCATATTTCTCCCCGCAAATCACTTTATAACTGCCTCTGATGACAGTTTCCATCAGCCGAGTTCTGAATCTGCCCTCACCTTTACACACCCTGTCACATCCTCAACTGCTGTTATGTCTGCGCTGCTGCTAAATGACCCCCAGCAgatccgaaaaaaaaaaaaaaagaaccacaCGCCCTATAATGTTGGATTTCGATCAAACGGCGGTCGAGCCCTTCAGTGTTTTCGAATGCTGGTTCTCTCAAACCTCTCTGATTTCGGTGACGACAGGTTCATGCCACGCGAAACTCCCCGCCCTTCTTCTCAGACGGGGGCCGCTGTCTGAAACCGAATATCCTCCATGTGGCATGCAAATACTGCTTCATGTCTTTGATATATGAGAGCAGTGATCGATTCAGTGAGTCAGTCTGCATCATTGATTCTATTGATGTCTCCCCTTCCCCCCCCTTGAGTTAGGGAGGGATTTTTTTAAGAGCTCCATGACAACGTAACATTTGGAAAGCATCAGCATCATCACGCACATTTTCAGGGAAACAAAAACTGCAGAAGCCATGATTCGAGAGGCAGCAGCCAGGCAAACACAGCTAGTCTTACAATATCAGAGGGTTAGTCGAGGTAAGAGTGAGGTCTAGCAACTCAAACCGCTCTGATCGAGGTTGAGCTCGTTTTCAAAACCTCGGCCTGAAAACCCCCCAAAACTCACCACAGCCGAGCTCAACAGGGATAAATTAACACAATCGCGTGCGTATATAAATGAGGAACTTGCGTAAAGGATCACCGTCACAGCCGGAGCATAAAAAGCCTGCTTCTATTAAAAGATGTGATCGAGACAACTGCcgtttgtgttgtgtctgtgcTACACGATCGCGTGTAACCTCCAATGACTCTGAAAGAGTCTGAGACTGCGGACACTTCATGAAGGATTCCTGGTatcttgtactttttttttttttttcttcccccccaaTTTCTTTTGGAATAAGAATCATAAGCAAATAAAAGCATCTGcagaaaacaactaaaaaagACAGTTTGATTTGCAAGTAATCTGTTGAGAAATGTGGGAAAACAAACAGTAGCTTATGGTAGCTTAGCGTCTGTCGCTTTAATATGATACCAAATCAGCAATAAATtccaccttcacacacacacacaaaataataacaactCCCTGGGTTTGAATGAAAAGGAATAAGCAAATGTTGGGGGCTTATCAAAGTGGCTGTAGACTAATCCTGCAAGTTTGGACTCCTGAGGGGAGGAACAGGGGGGAATCTGCAGCTCGGAGAGAGGCCACTGTATTGGTATGATGCCCTTATCAAAGTCATTCAGACGCAGACGGTTGCTCTTTTATCTGTCTGCAGGAGGAACTCAAGGATTTCATCTGCGTGCTGAATAACATCGagtatttaattttttctctCTAACATGCCCCAAATTCACTTTCACTACAGTGGGGAGTTCCACTGTAGTTATTTTGatgatttaaagttttt from Sparus aurata chromosome 9, fSpaAur1.1, whole genome shotgun sequence encodes:
- the cxcr4b gene encoding C-X-C chemokine receptor type 4b, whose product is MAFDISFDMYDMNGTEHFSEESGDFDIDVEEPCGSALSNNFNKIFLPTVYGIIFVLGIIGNGLVIAVMGYQKKVKTMTDKYRLHLSVADLLFVLTLPFWAVDAASSWYVGNFLCVSVHMIYTLNLYSSVLILAFISLDRYLAVVHATNSQAKRKLLASRVIYLGVWLPAAVLTVPDLVFARVHNTGSSNLNLFTDESTEIADPKTICQRIYPQETSLIWTVVFRFQHILVGFILPGLVILICYCIIIARLSQGSKGQALKKKALKTTVILILCFFSCWLPYCIGIFLDTLMMLNVVPSSCALQQAVEKWISVTEALAYFHCCLNPILYAFLGVKFKKSARSALTVTSRSSQKSSLVAKKRGPISSVSTESESSSVLSS